The DNA window caaaaaaaaaaatggattcaACTTTGCTTATGAAAACGCTTACGCTGATACTGCTCTAGCTAATTGGCCTAACCATCatcacgagagagagagagagagagagagagagttggcaATGGCAAATAGTTATTCTTTAATTTCTAATTATAAGTAAACTCGAGCCTACAGAGGGTATTATACGAAAAACATACAAAGATAGGCTGCCTGGAAGTGTTGATCCAACTGACCAAACCACATCCATCCATCACGAGAACCTCACTTCTTCAACTATAATACAACATGAAAGAGATGGCACCCTATCTGTTATATCCCCTTTTTACAACAATATGCAGGTGCCATGATGAGAGCTCTACTCTCTCCTCCGTCTTCCGAGCTCTGACTACTCATTTCTTCGAGTTCTTACTGTACAGAGTTTGTACGCAGAAGCTGTAATATACGACATGCAAACCCGCTTGGGCTTTTAACTGCATATATCCCATCTATCGTATTTAGAGATGTGGTGACCGGGCAAATAGTGCTGTGCAGACACGCACAAGCATCCAAGAAATATAGCATTCGCATTTGTTTTCAATCCCAACCCATCAGCATCTTCCAAACCTGTTCCTCGATCGTGTTCCTTGGAACTGACAAGCCAACTCCTTCGTCAATTAAGACTCTATAAACTTCCCATTCCCTATCTCCAATCAGATGCCGTCCAATCTTAGCCTGGAAAAGAAATAAGAAATATCATCTCAGATGCCGTCTAACTCTTGGCCGGAAACAATGACCTAAAGATAAAACTATGGAGCCTGTCTAGTTAGCACCATTAGCATATGCATGAAGAAAACGATATCATAATTTGTAAAACTATGATTTTTCTGTCCCATCAGTTGTTACGGGAGCTGGGATgatatttttgtaaaaattcgATAAAGTGAAGATAAGGAAGTACCGAAAAGACACCAATGTCCAGCATCTTGAAAGCAAGGGTGATATCATAAAAAACAAGAGGCCGGCCCTTGCCAGATAGTTCCACAGGGTTTGCAACAAGGAGCTCTGTGTCCGGACCTCGGTTAACAATAGCTACTCTGAGAGGACGAATCAGTTCCAGCTGCAAACGGGATGTCAATGCAGTCTGCTTGCTGGAGTCAACTATCTTCTTTCCATCAGCTTGCATGACAAACAAGTCAATCTCACAGTGCCTTTTTTGTTTTATAGAGAAGCGCCCATAGGAGATCTGGTTTATTGCAGCGTTTAAATATCATTATCACAGAATTATATAGTGCCATCCTCTCTTGATGCAAGTGTTGCGTTAGTTATGTACCTGAATATTGTAATCCTTCAGCGTTCTCATTATATCATATAGAAGACCTTTGTGGTCTATGCAAATGATTTGGACCAGCGTGTGACCAGGACTGAGCGTGTTATCCATGGTCACAGAAACACTTTTGGAAGTGAGTGATCCACTTCGGAGTTCTTTGGGCATTTCCAAATCAAACATGTCTTCTGTAATTGCAGTTGGAAGAAATGAAGACGCCTGCGTACATGCAGTAATCTCAGGGCCAGCCGTTTCAATTTCACAACTTATCATGGCGTCCCCCATGACTTCTTTTAAGTAGTCATATACCTCCTCCCTTCTCTTATTTGTATGCATAAGTTCCCTGATAAGGTCACAGTTCCAGAAATTAAATCACTTATAAACACGAATAAGTTGAATGAGATGATTGCACTATTTAAAGATTCCTAACAGATCAACATAAGATGGTTCGGATTCAATATGAATGCTCAAAGTTCAAACCAATGGAATGTTTGGGTCATTCAACTTCTTCCATTCCGTGTGCAGGGCCTATTAAACTTGTAATATTCCCTATAATTCCATACAACATCATGCTTCACAgaacaaattaagaaataagAACCTGGTGTCTGTGACGAAAAACAGGTCCATCACTTTCTCATCTGGAGTTGTGGATACCTTAACTTTCTTTATCGTCAGCTCAAGTTCACAGAGGACACCCGTTACATCTGCGCAAGAAATTAAAAGCATGTAAGCCACCGATTAGTAACAAATATAGTCCTGTGCCTCTTGGAATGGTTTTGGCAAACCTTTACCCACAAACTTCATCTTGGCTCCTAAAAGTGGCTACTTTGAGATTGTTAGTTCGCATGTTGTCCCTATGAATTCTCAGCaataaaatgaagaacaaaattcTTCATTCAACCCCAATTTCTAAACAGTTTAAGAAACTTGCAAATACAGAAACAAGAATCGAATGCCCAACGGAAAATTACCATGTAAAAGTCCTCGTCGATTGTAGCAACAGAACTTGAGAAGGAACACGTCAGGAGGCTTTGGGGGCTGCAATTCGGAGCGGTAGAACGAAATCCCAGAAGCCGAAGAACAAGAAGGGCAGGTCCCCACTAGCCTCTTCTTCAACAAACCCCACCTTGTCTCTGGACTCCCTATCACCCAAAACACTAAGTAGCACCATTTCCCATCCGTCGATACATCTTCATAGCACAAAACAGAAAGGGGAAttagaaaaacacttccaaattcaagcacccttttttttttgttttcacagAATTTGATCAACACACCCATAACCAGTTTCCCAAATTCATAGAAAATCTCAGTAACCCCTGTCTGGTTTAGCAAAATAGAACATACCCATCAAACTGTTTTGAGAAAATACAAATACAAAGATGAAAGAGAGCCTAATCAATcccctgtttggttgctgagaaaacagaagaaagaaaattccacacccaaaagcaaaaaatatTGAAcctttacaatttttttcttcagaaagtGAGAAACTCAACCAAAGTAATCAAATTTCGGATTCCTTTCTTTCCCTGCATATTCTGAGCAACCAAACAGcatgcaagaagaagaaaaaacacaaatccatTTGAGCAAATTTACCTCCCCGGACAATGCTAAGACCAAAGAAGAGAATGATGCGACACAAGTCACAACCCAAGCCAGTCTTGTCCGGACAATTGATTGTAATTACACTTGGGTCCCCTTCTTTCTCCGCCTGCTTGATGAGCACCACATCCTCATGCAGAATCcccatctcttcttcttcctcctttcagTTCTTGGATTTGAAAGTTTGAATAAGAAAAACAGCTGTTTGGTTTTTGGAGTGATGTTCTTTGCTTCTGCGAGACTTGCTGAGAAGACagataaaaagataaaaagcaGATGatgaacagagagagagagttgagtgGTGGgggttccttctccttcctcttaTTTCTCACCTTCTGCTTCACTTGTTCTTCTTGTTGTCGTTGCTTTCTTGTCACTGTATCTTAATCTTCAAAGCTCATGTTTTTATAGGTCTTGTGCATATCCGGGCACGAGATTATACCGCTTTAGTGGGTTTGAATCTCCAACCATAGGTCTACTACGCTATTATTCACTCCGTAAAATCAAATGGCTACTTTTATCTACGTTTTTTCCAGctcgatttttattttattttattttattttttataacttGAAGGtcgttattttattttttttaactcacAATTCGCTTCATTTTGTCTTTAGAACTCGAGTTTAATCATATTTTGCtttttgaaacttgaaagtcaTTTCTATAAAGCTCAAAATTCTCTCCACATTGCCTTAGAtttgttaatttcttatgtgAGTTTGATTTGGGTGTGCCAAGCCaatcaattttattttcatcaattcaatttcttttaaactaAATATTCTTTAATTGTTGAATGCTAACACATAATAGAGATTTAAATATATTGCACATGTGGCATTGGGTGTTGAGCCCCACATATGTTTTAGGATGCGACCCTATAAGTTTCAAGGATAAGAGAGAGTCCACAAGTTAAAGTGTAACAAATTTGAGTTGCAGAAAGTAAAAAATGACTTTTGAGTTATAAGAATAAAGTGAAATCAAGATGAAACTCCAATGAGCGTAgttaaaaataaatcaaattaataTGACATCATGtacttttttaaataaaaagtttaCCTTATATTTTTAGACAATAAGTATAAATGACATACATAATGACTTTTTTAGAATGTCAATAACGACACTTGTTCTGTTATTAAATTTGTAGTGCTCATATTATGTTGCACGTGgcattttatttcttcttcatttttttccgTTGTGTTCTTTGTCCAAAGACTAAAATAGGAACACGAGAAAAGAGATGAACAAGGATTACAATGATAAATGGCGGTAAATATCACCACTACTTTAGAATGATAAGTAAAAATGCACCATATGTCatatttttctaaattaattttttcaattataCATGTACTTCAAATGTTCTAAACGATAAAACCTGTACTTAAGAATAATCTAGGAGGAGCAGTGTACGTACGTTTTTTCCAAagcaaatgatattatttatacaGAGGTTGGGTTTAGCCATATAATGGACTACAGtaataatgttgttcaaatttatttttgacgATAATTGAATATAAggtctctcacttacaaataaagagtaATATCAGttgactgtagtactaagtgacacgTTTCGATTATGTTGTACAACTTAATTCATCACTTAATTGTTAGATATTTATTTTGGCAGTATCAGAAGATGTGGATGGCGTTGTGCCACATAATTTACCAACCAATTTTGATTTAAGGATTTAGTAGTaatctctaaaacaatactttaaaaataaaattagagtgGTAACTTAGTACAACAATCTAATAACATTTATCTTCATatataagtgagagatcttaggtttgaatTTCAGAATAACAAGTTCATAACTAATTTATTCTCCACCCCGATATATTgacaggaaaactaatgaaaatggcttgaaaactttgagttttaatgataaggacaaaataaagggtaaagtgaatagtatcaggtttgactttttagtgtaaaaatgtggtttttcgttaaagtgaacagtatcgtgggcttttcgttaaagctcCCTATATTATTTCTTAAATAATGTCATCATTTTGGGATCTGGATCCCCTCCTGACCTTTAAAAATTGAGCCTGCTGAGCAGACGATTGTGGccgttgaaatttaatctaacggctataattattataacttttagagaacTACCTatttgtagtcgttggatcaaatttcaacggtcacGATCATCTGCTCAGCAGGCTCAGTTTTTAAAGGTCAAAAGGGGATCCGGATCCATCATTTTGTAATCCCAATTACAATATAATATACCCtttctaaaattaataaaggtTGTTTTTGTTTAACATTAATTAAGCATTAGTGTGTTGGATTATAAAATACTTTTGGTACCAATTATCCATCATTTTTTTCCAACCGAGTTCCTTCCACCCCCAAAGGAGGAGGAACTCCTATTTATTTCTTTCCAagttggagtttttttttttttttttcctcctgaAGGTCAAGTTGGAGTTcttaaaacttaattaaaaataatataattaaaattggAAATATGCATAATTTGGTGCTAATGCTTCTTATCTGAAACGTAAGCAACCAACAGCTCTATGACGTGGCATCGACCCGGTTCGATATCATCATTGGACCTTGTTAAATTAAAATGGTCGGAAATTAGCAATTTTAGCTGCCACCTTAAAACTCCCCATTATCTCATTTACCGAGAGAGTGGAGGAAAATATCCTTTCGTTTCGAGGGAAATTGGCGTGAAAGTACACGTGCGCACTCGTGACTTGTCTCGGCTAGCGTGCAGGATTACACGCGCACATACGGAGCGTCAGCCGCCATCACGTGCCTGATATTTTTTGTGCTGATGGTCCACTCACGTGCTTACATCTTGGCGGAGGCTTCAAGAAAACTTTCTTTGTCGAATTCCTGCTCACGTTCCCCCGCTTTGATTTTAATTACTTCCACCTAATCACCTTCTTTGAGTAGTTAGACTTAATTAGTGTTTTCATTCAACAAACGTAATTTGatttattgtttgtttaattaatacAGCTGATCActtcaaaaataaaagtaacagaatgaaaaaaatataaccCGATTTGGATTATTGCTGTGAATGAAAAGTTAATCGTACTCACAAATGTGCAACTAAGTAGTAGCGAATGTAGGACTATCGTCTTTACATCCAACAATAGTGTGCACCACTCCAACAATTTTTTCCAATGTTCTCAATAAGGCATTCGTTGAGCATTTAGCCGATTTCTAGGATTGTATACTTAGCATACATCCCCGCTGTTTGGTACTTTTTTAATTGTGTATTTAATTATGCTAATATTGTTATAGGTCAAACAAAGAGTAAAATTATATACGTATAAGGTTGAAAGGTCAAATTTATCAGACATTTAGGAGAAGGAAGGGTTAACGAGTCTtgttattttaagaaaaaactgactaaatttaaactttaataaaaaaaatttatcgtttcacaaaaattaaacatttttgTGATCTTGGATGAAGATCAAGTGATAGAGCTGCACTACAGATAAGTCGATGTTGTTTAACTTTTGTTGAATTCGTGtgtttccaaaataataataataataataataataataataattgaaagTTTTCACAAAAAGAATAATTGAAAAAGAGACACTTGATGTAATTTTTGACAAATTACTTAAAATTACTTAAAACGTAATTGTGAAGGTCCTCCTCAAAACGCTTCATAGTCATTCACATAACTTTATTCTTATGATCAAAATTGTTCATATTGTAAACCACTATATACATGTTATGTGTGTCAAAAAGCCACTTATTGTTCAATCACATAAAACTAGATGATCGAAATTAGAAGAAGAATTATGAAGGGCTATCTTGCAATTGTTGATCGACTAAATGATCttaaactttctttttttttcaaaaataatctttataaaaacaaacacaattCTAATCACAAACACAATTCTAATTGATCACGAAATGttttttcttcacatttttGTGGAGGCAAGCGGTCCATTTCCTGTCGTTGAAATGCAAAAATCAGTTGTGACCGCTTGAAGGAAAAGAGTGACGTAGGTGCACGGCGTCATCAATCTTGGTTGATAATAATGATTTGAGTAGTTAATATAAACAGACGGCCAAGATGAGCTTGAATCTATGCGTATTGAAAATACCAAAAGAGCATTGGCAAGAAGTGCGCATATACAACACGATGGTAGGTAATGGAATCTTATtgctatttttttaatacattttGGAATTAGTTTATAAAGTTTTCCAACCAAAGTTTAtaattagttctttaattaaaaaaaattgttacttAACTGTTCTTGAATTTAACGAAATAAGCATCATTAGTCCTTGTCGTTAACGTTTAGTAAAATTTAGTTAGTCACACATGCATGTCCGGCCTCATATTCAATAATATATGTTCATAGACCAAATCTAAGCTACAGTAAAAATCATGGGACTGTTTTTAAACTAGAATAAAGGTTTGTAGACTACCGGGGGTGTATTTAATTGAGATTTTaagagattttaattcttttaataaatctaggggtattcaatcaggattttaagtgattctctgaaattcaaggtgtattcaattaaaatttaaaaaatgttcattaaaatccttagaaatccggatatattcaattaggattttaaagaagtttataacatttcaggtgtattcaattaaaaattgattttaaagaatttgaggaagttgaggaattaaaaggaatttgagagatttcgtagtgtattttaagcatccacaaatctcacatctccctatgagatttcgagggaattgaattaaaattttatatagaatctctacaaatcaattaaagtctgtaaaaatccatgaatttataaatccattaaagcctctcaaattctcaattgaactGTACTAGAGTGAAAGTTCATGAGTCAATAATGGGTTTCATGGGGACCAATTGTGCACTATTTAACGAAATGAGCATCATTAGTCCAAGTGTGTCGCATAGAAGAGCAACAAAACCAACGGTGTCCATAATCCCACGTT is part of the Malus domestica chromosome 12, GDT2T_hap1 genome and encodes:
- the LOC103449993 gene encoding ACT domain-containing protein ACR10 yields the protein MGILHEDVVLIKQAEKEGDPSVITINCPDKTGLGCDLCRIILFFGLSIVRGDVSTDGKWCYLVFWVIGSPETRWGLLKKRLVGTCPSCSSASGISFYRSELQPPKPPDVFLLKFCCYNRRGLLHDVTGVLCELELTIKKVKVSTTPDEKVMDLFFVTDTRELMHTNKRREEVYDYLKEVMGDAMISCEIETAGPEITACTQASSFLPTAITEDMFDLEMPKELRSGSLTSKSVSVTMDNTLSPGHTLVQIICIDHKGLLYDIMRTLKDYNIQISYGRFSIKQKRHCEIDLFVMQADGKKIVDSSKQTALTSRLQLELIRPLRVAIVNRGPDTELLVANPVELSGKGRPLVFYDITLAFKMLDIGVFSAKIGRHLIGDREWEVYRVLIDEGVGLSVPRNTIEEQVWKMLMGWD